The segment CCAGCAAAAATGAATTTGCTTATGTCAACTACATGCTCATTAAAGAAGGGGCAATCATCTACTCCAAAACAATTGAGATCAAGAAGTCGCTGGATGAACCCGATGATGAATTGCTCGCCTTTGTCTTGATTGACCTTCGCGCAAAAACCATGTCTTTAAACTCTTCAGTTTATAGCAATTTACCCATTAATGTTTTGCCGGATGGTTTAGAAAATATTGTTCCAAAGATTGGCGATAAAAAAAAATTGGTTGCGCTCTCGCTTAAAAACGCACTGGAAATGCAAAAGGAGCGGGAACTTCTTCGCACTGAGAAACGATCACGGAACAATGAAGTAATCGAAATCCTGCAAAAAGACCTTCACCTGCAACATGCACCGCGCACTATTGAATGTTTTGACAACTCCAATTTTCAGGGAGACCAGCCGGTAGCCTCCATGGTACGCTTTGTAAACGGCAAAGCCGATAAAAAGAACTACCGTCATTTCAACATCAAAACCGTAACAGGGCCAAACGATTTCGAATCCATGAAAGAGATTGTAGGCAGGCGGTATAAACGGCTCGTTGAAGAAGGGGAAGAATTCCCTGACCTGATTTTGGTGGATGGTGGCAAAGGCCAACTGAGCAGCGCCTGTGAAGCACTAAAAGAGCTTGACCTTTATGGCAAAATACCCATTGCCGGAATAGCTAAGAAGCTGGAAGAAATTTATTACCCGGAGGATCCATTGCCCTTGCACATCAATAAAAAATCACCAGGGTTACTTTTACTGCAGCAGATCCGGGACGAAGCCCACCGGTTTGCCATAACCTTTCACCGGCAAAAAAGAAGTAAGGCACACCTTACTACGGAGTTGGATGAGCTAAAAGGAATTGGTGAGAAAACTATTACAAAGCTGCTTCAGCATTTCAAATCAGTAAAAAAGATCAGGGAAGCGCGTTTTGAAGATATTGAGAAACTCATCGGGAAATCAAAGGCACTAAAATTGTTCAGCAACAAAAAACCCTGACCGTGTGGTCAGGGTTTTTTGTAATGATCTCCTTAGGCGTTAGAATTCCCACAAATTATGCTCTTTTTCCATCAACATAATTTCAGCCCACTCACGCGCCCATACACTTTCATAATACGGACGGTTATTATTCCTGTAAATATCCTCTATCCTGTAATCATCAGGGTTTTCAATCTTGTAGATTGTTCCCTTAAATAACCTGAGCAAAAACGCGTCAGCAAAATTTTTATTTTCAGCCGTATTCTGACGATTAAACCAAACTGCCTTTGCAGGGTTGTTGCGAAAAACTTTTTCGATGTCCTTATA is part of the Cyclobacteriaceae bacterium genome and harbors:
- the uvrC gene encoding excinuclease ABC subunit UvrC, which produces MLHDELKEYSLRLPDSPGVYRFYNTENQLIYVGKAKSLKKRVSSYFSKSSGISRKTLKLVSEISKIEYTVSNTEFDALLLENNLIKQNQPKYNILLKDDKTFPYLCILKERFPRIIATRKYNTGQGEYFGPYASVVAMKSVLELIRKLYTIRTCSLMLSKANIDQKKFKVCLEFHIGNCKGPCEALQTEEDYLQDIEQARNILKGNLSIVENHFLQQMKKAADSLSFERAQYYKEKLEVLERFQTKSLVVNKDLTDIDVITITSKNEFAYVNYMLIKEGAIIYSKTIEIKKSLDEPDDELLAFVLIDLRAKTMSLNSSVYSNLPINVLPDGLENIVPKIGDKKKLVALSLKNALEMQKERELLRTEKRSRNNEVIEILQKDLHLQHAPRTIECFDNSNFQGDQPVASMVRFVNGKADKKNYRHFNIKTVTGPNDFESMKEIVGRRYKRLVEEGEEFPDLILVDGGKGQLSSACEALKELDLYGKIPIAGIAKKLEEIYYPEDPLPLHINKKSPGLLLLQQIRDEAHRFAITFHRQKRSKAHLTTELDELKGIGEKTITKLLQHFKSVKKIREARFEDIEKLIGKSKALKLFSNKKP